Proteins from one Lacrimispora sphenoides genomic window:
- a CDS encoding XkdX family protein, producing the protein MNKFETVKKFYNAKLWSIGMVWNAVGRWITEKEYLDITGKEYGKE; encoded by the coding sequence ATGAATAAATTTGAAACAGTAAAAAAATTTTACAATGCAAAATTGTGGTCCATTGGAATGGTATGGAATGCTGTAGGCCGCTGGATTACCGAAAAAGAATACCTGGATATCACCGGGAAAGAGTATGGGAAAGAGTGA
- a CDS encoding phage holin family protein yields MKKEALCTVAGAVGSFITSLFGGWDTGIGTLVLFMVIDFLSGLAVAGIFKRSTKTETGALESKAGFKGLCRKCMTLLFVLIAYRLDLAIGTNYIRDMVIIGFMANELISIVENAGLMGLPLPAVLIKAIDVLKKKAEVTE; encoded by the coding sequence ATGAAAAAAGAAGCGCTTTGTACAGTGGCAGGAGCAGTGGGAAGCTTCATAACGTCATTATTTGGGGGCTGGGATACCGGGATCGGTACTCTGGTCCTTTTTATGGTCATTGATTTTCTTTCCGGATTGGCAGTGGCCGGAATCTTCAAGAGGAGTACCAAAACAGAAACCGGTGCATTGGAATCTAAAGCGGGCTTTAAAGGATTGTGCCGCAAATGCATGACCCTTCTATTTGTCCTTATCGCCTACCGTCTGGATCTGGCCATAGGGACTAATTACATACGGGACATGGTGATTATTGGATTCATGGCAAATGAACTGATCTCTATCGTGGAGAATGCCGGACTCATGGGTCTGCCGCTTCCGGCAGTTCTGATCAAAGCCATTGACGTGCTTAAGAAGAAAGCAGAAGTAACAGAATAA
- a CDS encoding DUF4489 domain-containing protein produces MLRCGNSGSLVLPVNTRAGARFTLTTVSVNVKGFKKPCIKLEFTSDIATRVAALTLDFQIFKQCKGMATPIPIGPVWTFSRLSTITDSNTFSFFICDCDICDDECCTYSVVTRVASTVTVGVTSVNHASLSAFIVDNDCNACK; encoded by the coding sequence ATGTTAAGGTGTGGTAATTCAGGGTCTTTAGTGCTTCCAGTTAATACTAGAGCCGGTGCAAGATTTACTCTCACTACAGTTAGCGTTAATGTTAAGGGTTTTAAAAAACCTTGTATTAAACTTGAATTTACAAGCGACATTGCAACTAGAGTGGCGGCTCTCACACTTGATTTTCAGATATTCAAGCAGTGTAAAGGTATGGCGACTCCTATTCCTATCGGACCTGTTTGGACTTTTTCACGGCTATCAACCATTACTGATAGTAACACATTTTCATTCTTTATTTGTGACTGTGATATCTGTGATGACGAATGCTGCACATACAGCGTTGTTACAAGGGTAGCAAGTACTGTAACAGTAGGCGTTACTTCTGTTAATCATGCATCACTTTCCGCGTTTATTGTAGATAATGACTGCAATGCCTGTAAATAG